Genomic window (Rosa chinensis cultivar Old Blush chromosome 6, RchiOBHm-V2, whole genome shotgun sequence):
TGTAAAAGTTCTGACAAGTGTTTGAAAATGTCAAACCTGTGATTCAATAAAGTCATTTGTTATACAAAGATAAGTGACAACTCAACAAAATCGATTCTTAAacgagaaaattagatataaacccaaaaattcaACCTTCTATTAGAAAAAACCCATACAtacttttcttttagtttacACCCAAATCACATTGATAAACCTTCTATATAGAgtgattcataaaaataaaaataaaaccttCCATATAAACTATAGGCCTATATATAATCaatatttttccttattttcatgtATATCTAATTTGCCCTTTTACATTCTCTCAAATAATACATGTCTAATGTACCTACTAAATATGTATATGTAGGTAGGGCTTAAATAATAGAAACATTCAAGCTTAATAGAAATTGACACACAATGATATATACCACAATCATAGGTGTAACATTTTTGTTTATACAATCATAGGTATAATATAATAGAAAACCTAACAAAGAGGTATGATACAGAAAATAATGATAAATTCTAATACAAAGATGTTATACGAAACCCATTAACATTTAGGCTGTAATCGAATGTATAAACCAAAAACTAAGCCTCTTATATGTTAGATACATACCTGAAATCAAattatctagaaaaaaaaaaagtattctaATGATCAGGTACCTTTTTAGTACATACCTTACAAATAGAACAATTGTATAATATGTTATTAACCTATGTTTGCTTTCCATTCAAGtgtttatatgaaaaatataacaTACCTTTTATATAGAAAAAATCAGATATAAACCTCCATCTAGGTATTGATTACCAgagcttcaatcaataatctagTTCATCAAGTGTATTTGTTTAGAGCTTGTAGCATATTAAgaaatttttgacaaaaacatattttattttctatgtcacttaatgagaatttatttatgtaatCAACTTAATCAATAGATTTgggtatatattaaaaaaaattatagatggGTTTAATCTAATAGGTGTAATCAAATTTGGGTGTAATATAAAATGCCCCATTCTTAAACTCACAGATAGTAGTTACTTGATAGTTGCACAATAAAACTAGTTAAAAATTACTATAACAAAATACTCGAAAATAATACAAATGTACATCAAGGAATAGAGAGAACAATACTTGGTTCTTGCAGAAATATGAATTCTGGAtgagctggtgaggaagaagaaaacacTTCATATGATAGACTCTGCAAAACAAAACAGAGCAACAAGAGTAAATAGTGCCTCTATGAGCAGAACAAACAAACATTTCCATGGTCCATACGTCAAAAACCATATCAAGTATCACACACTATAATCTAATTGGTGACAATGAACTGCAAGTTCCTCCCTACTTCATTAAGAACACAGCAAGTTGAAAATCAATTAGCAACCCCACAAATATTTCCAGTTACCAATCACAAAGCAGCTGGCTATAACTATAACCCAATTCCAGATTACCAATAGCAATCAAATATGAATCCAACCCAACAAATAAACACCCATACATATTCATAGAGATTTCAAGTCATTATCAAACCGTAAAAATCCATACTCAAACCATCAACTGTAAAatcaagagagaaaaaaaatgacctGCATCTGAGCACAATTTGCACATTAACTTCCTTATCCTTATCCTTGTGATTTGAATTCCAATCAAGAGTACCACGCCTCTTTTCGGGCCGAGGCGTGAGAAAAGGAAATGGGAATGCTGCCATCCCTGTCCCAACTTCACTGACGTCATCTTTCAGTCCTTCCCAAAACCTAAAGGAGATGGGCATGATGGTACCTTTCAGAGTAGAGAACTCTATGAGCATACTGGAACCAGAGACAGCCTGAGCACTTAACAACAGCAAAAGAAGACTATGCAAGGAAGAAAAGCTATAGATCGAAGTCAGTGATGCTCGATGGGTGATTAAGCATCAGAGCACATTGATAAAACtcggtttcttttttcttctttttttcttatgcTCTGATACCTCAGTTTGAGTAAATGAACGGGGTGAATTCTAAAGTGAATTTGGCGAGATTCCATGGTGGGAAATTGAAACTTAGAGAGGGAAATTTTGGAGAACCCGGGAAAGtgaaaatttagggttttctctttcaattttgcTGCAAAGTGCCGTGATTTGGGAGACTCATATATATACTTCTATATTATTGTTCTCTATGTTTGAGTTTCCGCGAATCGAACCTGGGACCTTACCAAACTCAGAGGCGCCTTAGTTTAGCTGAGTGGGTGGCCATGCTCTCCCCCGTGTTTTGGAAAAAAACTGGAACGTCCTAAGCATGATACAAGGACGCATTTTAAAAATGATGTCATTGTATCCAAAACCCATGTGTCCCCAATTTAGGTTTCTGTAGTAGtgcattaacttttttttttttcatttcagggGGAAGGGAGTTCTATTGCACCCCAGCAAACTAAAAAGAGACAAAGGCAGCAGGTTGGTTGATTTTTCCATTGTAATATGCAAGCCTATGTTTGTTACATGATATTtgtttttgatttgatttgatctgtgcatttttggtttttggtaaaAGTTAAGGGATGGTTAATGCTTTGAGTTTGTGATATGTATGAGTTGGTTTGTTCGGTGGCTTGTTCTAGTTATGTTGTTTATGGTTGCATAAGTGTCTTAATTGGTTATGGTTATGGTTATGGTTATGTATTGTTGGATATGGAGGCGCCAAAAGTTCAAGGTTCAAATGGCAATGGCACCTTGAAGGAACAAATCATCAAGTCTAGGAAGGcttggaagaagatgaagaccaTGGAGGGAAACCAAGCTGCCAATACAAGGGCTTCTAGTTCACAAACCATCCATGAACCTCCAACTCAAACTAGCCAAAACCCTGCAGCAAGAAAGGCGCAGCAGAAAACCCAACCTGAATCGGAATATGCAGCACTTTGAGGCAAGTTGTGACGATGCCCCCAAGTTTTTGTTACATGTTTGTAGGCCTTATGAGAAAGGGTTGTTAAATTGCTCtcttttctggaaattttggatTGTTTGTTGAACAAAGTATGTTGGTTTATGGAGCAATGTCTATTATGGTTATTGGCCCTTcttgttttaattttctttttaattggaTGGAGTTATAAACCCAGATTTGCAGGACTTCATATGGTACTATTTTGGTTGGTTGAGCATATGTGAAACATGTGATGGTCAACTAAGTCAGCATATTTTGGAAGGAAGCAATGTAGATTAGTCAGAACTGGAGGGAATAAATCAAGGGAAAAAATGATCAACAAAGTGTTTTCGCGGGGAAAACATGTTGGTCTGGTCTTATAAAGCAATTGGAGGGCACATAAGTCATTTAGCCCTCTTTTTGGGGTCACGAGTGTTACACGTGACTCGAACTAACGGACCCGTGACGGAAAGTCCCcgtaggtactacgttgacaacaaattagaagtccaggtatcactttgatacatttgaaagttcaggtatcattttgacagtcctcgGAGTGTCCAGACACTGTCTGTGCATTTTTCCCTAATTTTTTTCTCCAATCTAATTGAATCTAACATAGTGCAATAAAGGCTTAATACCAAATTCATAAAATTTCTTAGAAATTGTTGGGTCAGAGACTTCTTTGTGTCATTGATGAAATCagatatttagtttttttttttttttttgtaatatagGGATTTTTGTTGTAAAACGAAcataaaagaatttgagagagagagagagagagaaagatagtTTAGACTTATATAGGACTATATGGTGTACACAAAAAGGTAATGTTCAATTACAAttcaatcactcctacaattacaacctatcaatcaccaatctatagggatagacacctattactcaacatctatttacatgattatccacaaatatttacaataattttgtttttattaaacaaacaaaagaccCAAACAAACTTTGAGCCAAGattacaaacaaacaaaaagaaaaaataataccGCCCAACAATAGTAATAGTCCATCGATGAAATTAGAAACTTTTGCGCCTTTAAGTAATAGACCATCTTCTTATCCACTACATGATGAGTGTGCCTAGCTAAAATGATTTGCATATATGCATGTTACAATTTTCATGTTGTAGAAACTCATCCCAGCTGGTTCAGATACCACATCAATTTGCTTAACATGGAACATATCTTTATCTGGTTTTCATATTAGGTTGTTGGTTGTTGGTTGTTGCGTGTCATTGTTAACACTCCTGTACTTATATCCTCTGTACTCTACAAAGTATGGATACGTGAAAATGAGTGCGTCTCCAGTACCGATATGGGATATGGGTGCGATACGTCGAGATATGCGTATCCAACGGATCTAATTTTAGATGCGTTGTGGATACGTGCGTATCTTGATTTGGATACGTTATTTAGTAATGAAATATCTTCAATTCATTTCAATTTCGTTACAGTTTCATCTTCATTGTCCTATGTGGGTTGGCTCGGTCAATTTTCCCGTCCAACAGAGGACGGTAGTTGGTGATAATTATTTTGGTGGCTCCGAGACAACTGTCACTCCACGACTCCATAAATTGAATCCACAAGTTGAACTGAAAGTTAATAACTGTTAAACACCATTATCGCTATAGCTCATGGATTCTCTTTCTCATCTACTAGCAATTACAGGAattctagtttttgttttgttgtgtcTATGGAGGGTGAGATTTCAGAATCACAAAATGAAGGGCCTTATGTGCCCAGAACCCTATGGTGCCCTGCCAATTATAGGTCACCTCCATCAACTAGGTGGCCGAAACCCAGTGTTCCGAACCTTATCAACCATGGCTGACAAGTACGGTCCAATCTTTACCATATGGATCGGCAAGAACCGTACCCTGGTCATCAACAACTATGAAGCTGTCAAGGAATGTTTCACCACAAACGACAGACTTTTCGCCACAAGACCGTTATCTGCACATGGAAAGTACCTTGGTTACGATTTTGCAGCATTCGGGTTCTCACCTTATGGCACATACTGGCGTGATATGAGAAAGTTGGTTGTGATTGAGTTGCTCTCTAATCGGAGGCTAGAGACTCTGAAACATGTACAAGTCTCTGAGGTTGATGCTTTTGTTAAAGGGTTGTATTCAGTTTGGAAAAACAAAGGACATGATGGTCAAAGCAAGGTGGTGATCAGTGAGTGGACTGAGCACCTAACCTTGAACGTGATCACTAGAGTTATTGCTGGGAAGAGGTACTTTGGTAAAGAGAGTGATGAACTTGATGAAGAGGAAAAGAGGATTGGGAAGCTTATCAAGGACTTTATGTATGTTTCTGGCAACCCAGTTGTTACTGAGGTAATTGGGTTTCCAAAGTGGATGGATTTCAAGGGGCAATTGAAAACGATGGAGAATATAGGGAGCCAATTAGACTCTTTGATGACAAGTTGGGTTGAAGAACATCATACAAAGAAGCAGAAGAGTGACTCAAGCAACCAGCAGCAGGACTTCATTAATGTCCTACTATCTGAGATTCAGGACAGTTCTATGCTTGGTCATACCCGAGATACTATTATCAAGGCAACAGCACTGGTATGTTCTTTGAAATTATTTAGTGTAGTCCCTAGCCCCTAGTGATGATATCCCATGAAATTCTGGTACCAAGAAAGCAAATAGCTAGAACCAAACAGAAGTCCTTCTAGCAGAGTAGCTGTAAACAGACCTTCGTATAGAATCCATGGACTACTAATGGATCAAAGTGAACAAAACACTATTTTCAGGAATATTGATAGATACATATGGACCCACTACTATATCTGAAGCACttgacagaaaagaaaaatgagttAACAACATATCATATAGATGTACTCAATACCTTTACTTCTAATCCAAAACTTTTCATTAGAAATCTGAATTTAAAGAAAAGGGGTGAATCACACGAACCCTTATATTTCTGACGGACGACAATGGATTAAAAGTCACAATAACCAAGACAACCAGATAATCCATTATTCTGTTAAAATCCTTAGTATGCCTGATTTTCTTTTAAGGTGCAATAAGACATATTATCAAATGGGGAAGAGGAAACAGAGGCTTAGGCATGAACTTATTTGGTTTAGAAATTGTCTTCTGATCCACAACATAATCAGTGTGCCTAACATGATTTGCATATATATGTTACAATTCTCATGTGCAGAATCTCATCCTAGCCGGTTCAGAATCCGTATCAATCAGCTTGACATGGACTGTCTCTTTACTATTAAACAACAGAGATACCTTGAAGCTAGCCCAAGAGGAATTAAATCGTACAGTTGGCAGGCACAGATGGGTGGAAGACACTGACATAAAAAACCTGGTTTACCTACAAGCCATTGTCAAAGAAACATTGCGTCTATACCCACCAGCTCCACTCTCAGTTCCCCATGAAGCAATGGAGGACTGCAAAGTCGGCGGCTTTCACATCCCAAAGGGCACTCGTTTGTTTGTGAATCTGTGGAAGCTTCATAGGAACCCAAGTGTGTGGCCAGACCCTGAAGTGTTTTCCCCAGAAAGATTTCTTACAAGCCAAGCAGGCATAGACGCTTCAGGTCAACATTTTGAGTTCATTCCTTTTGGGTCTGGGAGAAGAGTTTGCCCAGGTATCACTTTTGCATTTCAGGTTATACACTTGACGCTGGCAAGGTTGATTCAAGGGTTTGAATTGGCAACTCCATTGGATAAGGCAGTGGATATGACTGAAGGATTGGGGATCACTTTACCAAGAGCAACTCCACTGGAAGTTCTCTTAACCCCACGTTTGGCTTCTGAATTGTATCCACAGTAAATGGAAAATTATAACTGTGGTGCTTTCTTTTGTATCCTGTGAAATATGAAAATAAATGCTTGAACTTTGCTAGTTATATATGAGGAATTTAAACGACCTGCGAAATTATTCTAAATTAGCATGCTATCTCTAGAAAATTAAGAGAGTACAGATTTTAACTCGCACTTTCTCCGTTCAACCCAGCCAACCTTTAGTTAATATTTTTGTAGAAAATGGTTCATTTATGGTACATTTAATATACCAATAAATTAGATAGACTAGTTCAATATAAATTTAGATTAACTCCATGCATTAATAGACTAGTTGGATCTGATTTTAACAGTTTACAACTATTGGAAGTTGGTCTACAATTGTATGAGGCTGGTCTGCCGtctacattaatgtactgtacGTAGAACTTTTTCTGTAGAAAGTATACAGTGAAGATTAAACTTTCACCAAAATCGGTGCCTTCTAGTCGACATTCATGTACACAGAGGAATACATGCAAAATGAGTTCAACACACTAATCTCGAACCAACCAATTCTTCTAACAGAGAAACATAAGATCATCCATCTCCATACATTAATTGAATATGAGCTCTTAGTGGATCCACGAAGAAACTTCTTTCATTTTCCTTGTCTATGATTCTAATAATCTAATTATCAACAAACCATGCCATAACTTCATTTAACTGACTTTTCCACAGAGAAAGCACTCCACAAATTGACTTAGCTAGAAagttaagaagaagaagaattagcTAGCTAGGTGCCTAGGTTGAGCAATTATCACCATAGCtcatggagtttctttcccacctACTAGCAATTACAGGATTTCTAGTCTTGGTGTTCTTGTATCTATGGAAGTTGAGATTTCAGTCACAAAATTAATGAAGGGCATTGTGTCCCCAGAACAGCACGGTACAGTACCAGTAATGTTTCACCTCCATCAAC
Coding sequences:
- the LOC112174865 gene encoding cytochrome P450 CYP82D47: MDSLSHLLAITGILVFVLLCLWRVRFQNHKMKGLMCPEPYGALPIIGHLHQLGGRNPVFRTLSTMADKYGPIFTIWIGKNRTLVINNYEAVKECFTTNDRLFATRPLSAHGKYLGYDFAAFGFSPYGTYWRDMRKLVVIELLSNRRLETLKHVQVSEVDAFVKGLYSVWKNKGHDGQSKVVISEWTEHLTLNVITRVIAGKRYFGKESDELDEEEKRIGKLIKDFMYVSGNPVVTEVIGFPKWMDFKGQLKTMENIGSQLDSLMTSWVEEHHTKKQKSDSSNQQQDFINVLLSEIQDSSMLGHTRDTIIKATALNLILAGSESVSISLTWTVSLLLNNRDTLKLAQEELNRTVGRHRWVEDTDIKNLVYLQAIVKETLRLYPPAPLSVPHEAMEDCKVGGFHIPKGTRLFVNLWKLHRNPSVWPDPEVFSPERFLTSQAGIDASGQHFEFIPFGSGRRVCPGITFAFQVIHLTLARLIQGFELATPLDKAVDMTEGLGITLPRATPLEVLLTPRLASELYPQ